A genomic region of Elaeis guineensis isolate ETL-2024a chromosome 9, EG11, whole genome shotgun sequence contains the following coding sequences:
- the LOC105036889 gene encoding peroxidase 5-like, protein MDGTAEDPFQHTNLGPFNLTNNSINGVIETNEPKWKQTPQNKTHPFSCALPIILGDTTTTTTTMTPATLLFLFIFVSTNALNISSSDLQLGFYNSTCPQAEQIVHDVVRNRHILDPAIAAGLIRLHFHDCFVRGCDASILLDETPSGEPVEKESPANGSTLRGIEVIDIIKTIIESFCPATVSCADILAFAARDAAVLAGLQHYYPVPSGRRDGTISRAIETLDLPGPFATVEQLTEKFAKKGFSQSEMVILSGAHSIGGAHCPSFDRRLYNYTAALRQDPSIETVHAEYLKTRCPVPTSTTTAEASEAQKVDFIPAAETSLDGSYYAELQMGRGLLASDQVLMTDRRTRTVVERMADDRGRWARKFAKAMAKIGLVEVLARDQGEVRRDCRFVN, encoded by the exons ATGGACGGTACCGCAGAGGATCCCTTTCAACATACCAATCTGGGACCCTTCAACTTGACCAATAATTCAATCAACGGTGTAATCGAAACAAACGAACCAAAATGGAAACAAACCCCCCAAAATAAAACCCATCCATTTTCTTGTGCTCTTCCAATTATTCTGGGtgacaccaccaccaccaccaccaccatgacTCCGGCCACCCTGCTGTTCCTCTTCATCTTCGTATCCACAAACGCTTTGAACATAAGCTCGTCAGACCTCCAACTTGGATTCTACAACTCCACATGCCCACAGGCTGAACAAATCGTGCATGATGTTGTCCGCAACCGCCACATCCTGGATCCCGCCATCGCCGCCGGCCTCATTCGCCTCCATTTCCATGATTGTTTCGTTCGT GGTTGTGATGCATCCATCTTGCTCGATGAAACGCCATCCGGCGAGCCCGTCGAGAAGGAATCGCCGGCCAACGGCTCCACGCTGCGTGGTATCGAAGTCATCGACATCATAAAAACCATCATCGAGAGCTTTTGCCCGGCGACCGTCTCCTGCGCCGACATCCTCGCCTTCGCCGCTCGTGACGCCGCCGTCCTCGCCGGGCTCCAGCACTACTACCCGGTTCCTTCCGGCCGCCGCGACGGTACCATCTCCCGTGCCATCGAAACGCTCGACCTCCCGGGGCCGTTCGCCACCGTCGAGCAGCTCACGGAAAAATTCGCCAAGAAAGGTTTCTCCCAGAGCGAGATGGTCATCCTCTCCGGTGCGCACTCCATTGGAGGAGCTCACTGCCCTTCATTCGACCGCCGGCTCTATAACTACACGGCCGCCCTGCGACAAGACCCGAGCATAGAGACGGTCCACGCCGAGTACCTCAAGACGAGGTGTCCGGTTCCGACGTCGACGACGACGGCGGAAGCTTCGGAGGCGCAGAAGGTAGATTTTATTCCGGCGGCGGAGACGTCGCTGGACGGATCCTACTACGCGGAGCTGCAGATGGGGAGGGGGTTGCTGGCGTCGGACCAGGTGCTGATGACGGACAGAAGGACGAGGACGGTGGTCGAACGCATGGCGGACGACCGAGGTAGATGGGCGAGGAAGTTTGCCAAGGCGATGGCCAAGATTGGGTTGGTGGAGGTGCTCGCAAGGGACCAGGGAGAGGTGAGGAGGGATTGCCGGTTTGTTAACTGA